Below is a genomic region from Fusarium oxysporum Fo47 chromosome XI, complete sequence.
CAGTTGAAGGTATTAACAAAAGAAGGTTTACAGTAAAGGTATAATATGTATATAAGAGTAGAGTAGAATGAAAGGGAATGCTATTATAAAACCAAACCGCCCACCGAGAGGCGACTTTGAGGCCTTAATACGAGGCTTAACCTGGGCGTTGCCGTCCGGGTTGCACCAAAGGTGTATGAAACCCGGCCGTCAGCTCGCGGACCCCTTCGACTTCCCGACCCCGAGTGGAGATCGGATCGTGTCGAGAGCCCGCTGCCGAAGGGATGGAGAGTAGCAGGTCAAGATTGGGTGTGAAGCGCATGTAGAAAATACCCGGCTTGTCCCCTTCGGATAGATCCCGATAGATTCAGGACTTTCGGAATACCATCACCAGTCTTCTTATTGCTTTCATTCTATATTCGTTAAACAATCATGGCGCCTGAACAACAACGTTCACCGCGTATTCTCGCTTGTGTGCTCTGTCACCAACGCAAGAAGAAGTGCGATCGCAAAAGGCCATGTTCATTTTGCACCAAGGTAAGCTGTCTTGCACCCATGTAAGACACGAGTTAACTATTAGCAGGCCGGAATAGAATGCATCCCAAGTACGCCAGCTCCCAAGCGCAGTCATCGCAAACCTGTGAAGGAAATACTGGCACGGCTGGACCGTTGTGAGGAGCTTTTGAAGAAATGTAATTGCGTGCAAAAGCCTTGGAAGTACGTTTCGCTGAAGATGGGTAATATCCTGGTGGACTAACTGTGTTGTTTAGGAGTTAGGAAATCTACACAGGCCAAATCCTAATGACCAGCTAACTTGGGTTTGTGTTTTGTCACAAAAGGCAACGGTTGCACAGCATAGAATGTCTGACGGCAGCTGTTCACTTCTCAATGTTGGCACACATcaatcttgttgaagatggttTTTTTGGTTTGACAACAGATGGGCACGCGAGCTCTTGCTTTTCGTCACTACAGGTCATTCCAGATGCGGAAATGCGAGGTTCTCGTCGATGCAAATCGCTCCCTATTGCAAAAACTTTCATTTCTTGGCTCGGGACTTCGGGTTACTTATCGACTCCTAGCGCATGTTACTGCGTATCACTTAGAAATAACTGATTGCGCTGTAACTGTTCCTAAAGGCATAACTCTCGGAACAGGAACTACGGCGGAATAGCAACTGTAGCGGAATAGGAACTACGGATCTACTGATGTTTTGTCTTGCgttatttactttatataaattGATTAAAGAAAATCTCCTTGAataaaatatacttatttattaataaaagttaaagtaatatctttttattaataggAGCTTTTTATACTAGTTTAtttactatatattattatattttatacACATAAACTATCTAGTAACATAcataataagtaagtataataaataagcAAGTGCAATATAACATCCCAATATTACAAATAGAAATAGCCATAAAAACACAATAAActattaattaagtaaaattaattactatatcCTTCCAGAGGCATAGCTATAACTATCTGACAGgtccttatattatatcctgTTATACTGCATGCTTTATAGCGCCTTTCCTTCCTTCGCGCATGCCCTCCTTaaccaccacttctcgataGTCTATCCACCGCCTACGCATTAATATCCATTTAGTTAATTActtgccttccttcctctactattattatacctcCTTTCTATAACCaggttctttttgccctaTGCTATTAGCTTACTATCTCATTTGCCTATTCAAGATCTTAGACCCTGGCCTCTAATAAGGcaaccttatatataactatcTTTATTCCCTTAGAAGAAGACCTTAATGCTTCTAGAATTAACTCTAAAGAGCTACTTTTATGCCTTTTAATTCTCCTTTTAAGATATTTAAGCTGAGAGTCTGCCTTAAGGATAATCTTTGGGGTCTTTAAAACCTAAGGGGTTAAGGGGCTAACTACTACCTCTATAGGCATTAGAGTCCGCAGCTGCATATTAAGCTTCGAGATTATACTTTCTAGGTTAAGAGGAGCAAGTCTGGCTCCTCTAAAGGctactttaatatttttctctattattatagcctaGTAGGCGGTATAAAAAGCCAGGAAGAACTCGGTTTTggaaatataagttatagagcatctgattAAATGCTTAATTTCTTACGccaaagcacccaacatcaagaagctgcagcagataagataaataaggCGGTATATAAAGCGTAATGATTTTATTTGCCTTATaatatctctcaaagtcgaccaagtggtgactttcgtaTCTATCGAGGATCAGGAGACAATAGTAATTCTTTAATTACTTAGTAGTATACCAGTCgaagtgctttagccactcaaggcCTAACTCATTATCTATCCAGCCATTAGGGTTCGTCCTAATAGCCTAATCGCCTAGGAGGTTACTTTCCTAGTACTAGTTGGCGAGGTAATATTAGCCGGCACCTATGATAAATAGCGCGATCTCCTAGCCTtccgcattaatcgcctAGATCACAGTAATCTATTTACagtttccaggctgcactgattttaGTTTTCCGCGTCTTTCTATGCCTATAATAACCATTCCGCTTATAATCATGCCCATTAGAAAGCCAAccttattaaagttatagATATTAGCCAGATTAATACCATATTTTGCAATTATGTTTTCTACGAGCTTAAACCACTTTCTAATCTCGGTTAGATCTTCGCCTTTAGCCCTCTGGTAATCATACCTGCGAAAAAACCGCATCTTAAGCTCTTTATATCACTTAATAAAGTTAgaagcccagcgcttgccgacaggTGGCGCATCGCAGTCAGCAAGTAATCGGTtagccatttcttccacACTACGCAGTCGCAGGGGAAATCCTCGCAAATCCAGGTCGAGGATAAACTAAACTATAATCTGCTCCtctagatcagatagtttGCATAATTTAGGCACCCAATTGCATCGAGACTGCATGCCTCGCTGACGGCGACCTAGCTTCTGATGATAGACTTGGTATATTGATGCAGCGCCTCAGATGCTTAGTTTTGGATCATTTTGAAGGGCTTGTAGGGCAAGAAGAATTTTTGCTTCATCATTTAACTGGGACATCTTTAATGGTTGAGAATCAATTGATCAAATGTacagagaagagaatgagggATTTTTGTGACACATGCTTGTCTGTGACATAagcttatcatgtacgttatatcttttataaaaTACAGTTATAAGAGAAATTCATATAAATTTAAATCaaatataaattaaactattatttattttttaaattaattagtttttataagtttaaaatAGAACTATATTACAATTAAATGCTAttctaatagtaatataattagttacTTTTCGTTAATCTTATACTTCTTTACAGTACATTAAATACTATgttttaaattattttaaagtGTTTAAAGTATAAGAAGAGTTTTAAGTTTATctctctttatatatattttataaaagtattattttatattcttaatatattagttataatacttattagtGTATTTTCtatatctatttattattattaagtattaattattattattattattattattattactcATATTAATAGGCATTTCAGGCTTATTTAACCTGTATCTAATTACTTAGTTTATTCCATTTCCTCTTGCTTTTAGACTTGTTACCCAACTGTGGTGAAAACGCCTACTCTTCTTTTTCCAATTGTCGCGTACCCCTGTCGACTTCACACAGGTGGAGCCCAAACTTGGGAGCGGTGCGAGTAGCGACCAAGTTTGCAATAAGCACAGGCCGTTTGGATGCTATACAGACACGCAAAACATaccaacaagacaagataATAAGAGCTAACATAGTACATCCTCTGGTAGACAGACCAGGCTTCAGGCGCTGAAGATGGGACGCTGAacacttgaagaagttggccTTCAAGCAGGCCCGTCGTAGCGCAGGGACAAGAGAGGCTGGGAAATGTGGTGAAGAGTAGGGATTGGTGAGGTTTCAGGGTTTCAGGACAAGAAGTCGGAAAATAATGTAACGAGATTCAACTTTGTGGGCCACGTGAGGCATATCCTCCCGAGCGGAATaaattcattcattcattcattcagTTCCAGTGGGACGTAAAGCGATTCCGAACCGTGATTCCGAAGCGGAATTCCGGAACCGGAATGAACAAATGTCACCCTGCCTTGTTTCATATATATGTatcgcactgagcgtgcttaaagggcGAAagtgaatatgatgagcagcagcaaaatgTGTCTGTGTAGGGTATTCTATCCCATAGCTTCTACTTTAATCACCTAGCTTGATTACTaagggctgttgttcctgaggcTCGTTGAGACAATGCCCGGCCTGCGACAATATGTAATATTAAAAGCTTCTATAAAACCAACCCTACTTATCTGTAAACAGAGTACAAACCGGATCACTGCGCAACTAGGCATAGTCGATCTCTGACCATCTTCAATCAAACGCAGCCACTCCCGCACTCACGTTAAACCATGACTGTCCAGAACCCAGGCACGAGCAGGCTTCGAGAATCACTCGTGTTTCTGTGTTTCTTGGAATCACAAAGTGATTCTCCTATGATATCATGACCACCACAAGTATATGGATCACACTCATTAGCACTTTCATAGACTCTAGCTTACCAGCTATCACTAAAACCTGTCTACCTCAATAAGCCTCACCTACATTgactattaagagacgtaACACTTCACTtggctcagcatcacgccctatGACTCTGCAAAGTTGCAAACATGGACCTTGTACGGACTAGGTTATCCCTTGGGAACCCAACCGTTACAATATCGGTACGTAATGCCGACCATGAGCGGAAGATGTATGTATGtgtatttttcgtccggggggccatcggccccgaaaagtcccctgctggggcacaggacgtgctggGCTAAACTATCTACAATTGCTGTCGCATCCGAATCTACCTAGAAAACCCGCAATGTCCACTTGCATCAACGGAGAGCGCCGGACGCCCTTTCCCCCAAGTGGCACCTGCCCTACTTGTAGCCAGCCCTACCGTAGTTTCAAGCACATCGTCTTGGACGTCAAAGCAGGTGGTCCTGGCAAAGTTGCATGCAACCGCTATTCCATCTagttcatccagcatatcatcggcacaaagGCGCATTACTTTCAAGAGGGCATCCCGTCAGCGGGAACAGATCCCTCTCCAGCCCAGAATTCTCTTGCGCAGATAGATCAAGTAGCTTTCTATACCCTAAGGCAGGAAATCTATGACCCCTAAGATTGCCAGTAGCTGCAACCTAGAACCGTGCATCCTTGGGGAAAACCCTCGCAGGAGAAAACCCCAAAGCGGCTAGAACGCTGCTCTGTGGACGAGGTGGTCGCCTTATTCCATGGTCTCCAGGTAAGCTCTATACCATTCGACCCAGCGGTTTTGTTAAGTGGTCCTAGCCAGTGAGACAAATTGTCGAAGCCCGGTTGCATTCTGGGCAGCAGCCGGggctgaaaagaagaagagggtctCTGGGCAGTATGAGACTGCAGAGATCGGTCATGCAGCTTCCGAGCTGCAAAATGGGCAGCGAGCCATGTGGGGCCCGTGCGTCAAGGTCGGGGCACCAAAGGACCCAGAAAGTCGAGCAGCTGAGggctgctggtgttgttCGGGCAGCCAAAGCTGCAGAGGTCGGTCGTACGGGAGAAAATCGAGGGCGCAGAGCCCGGATTGTCGAAGGCTCGCGAAGCCGGAATGTCGACGTAAGAAGAAACCGCAAATAACACGTGAGAAGTAGCACCCGAAGGCGATGTCAAGAGCTCGCGAAGCTCAATGTCGTTGCAGACACTCGTCGcgaagaaaggtcaactcTCTGAATCCCTTTCTTAAGGCAGCTGTTAGGGTCCCGTTAGCCCCACAGCTGCTTTTGTTATCATGTTAGCCTGCAAAAATTCTCTACCCTAGCAGAGCGCTAACATCGGGTGCCAAGGAAAAACTTTTACAGGAGAGAGTTCGCCATGAGCGGAGGATACGAAGTGATATTTTTGCTGTATGGTATACCAGGCTTGCATTGTGACTCTAACGTTACAATCTCAGTCTCTTATGTCTTATACGTCCTGCTGAAAATTCCCAACAACATGCTATTCACGTAGATAGGGCCAGGTTTGCTTATTCCGTTAACAAGACAGCTATCAACCCGCAATCTCAGAGACCAATAGCGTCACCCTGATTCCAGTTAGATAACCTCAAACTCACAGTTCCAACCCGCCGATAGTACCGCATATTAAAACCTCTTCCCTACTTAAAGCTAACAGGCTAGTCTGCCCACAGAACAGTGCACTGGATTTCGACGTTTAACCTTTCATTCGGCAAGGCCGCAACCTGTATACAGGTTCTCGCAGGCGCCTTGGCCTTATCTGGCCACACTTTATTCCACTCCTTGTTCATCCTATCATAATCTTTCATGTCGGTCAAAAAAACAGTGGCGTTGATCACATTCTGTAGTCCACATGCGCCGTTTGTTGCCCCGTCAATGATGACTCCGATATTTTGCAGCACGGCTTCCGTCTGGAGGCAAATGTCGAGATGGTGCGTTCCATCAGCGCCTGTGGTGCAACCCGCGAATGTTCCGTCGCCACGGCGTGACGAGGTACCAGAAACGAAAATAGTTTTGGCTGATTGATGTATCACCCGAGCGTGGGGATAGTTCGCGAGGGTTTTAGCTTTTTGCGCCGGAAGAATATAAGCCTCACCGTTCTGGGATGCCATCATCGATGTCTTTTGTTGGTCAGTTCCCAAAATTCGAATGTAATAAACGATCAATTGCTAGTTAGCAGTGTCAGGAGTTAGGTTGATTTAGCAAAGCGAGAATCTCTGTTTATAACCATAGCCAGCTGCCAGTCAAGACTCCTTGCGGGTTAAGCTTCGTGCGGTGGTAATGGCAACCTCGCTTGCCGAAACCGCCTTCAAGGAACCGGAACTGGGGCCGCGACCACCTCACATGATTGGTTTATTTGAGCGTCATGAGCAGAGCAGGCGTGCACGCCGTACAGTCAGCTAACGCCTGGTCATTCCGGTACGGTAGGTTCCGTACAGCCACGAGTTTGTGGGGTTGTTAGGAAATACTTCCGAGTCGAACGGCATCCGCGGCCGTTAGCCGTAATTCACTTTCTTTTGACTTCTCAATGAGATCGTAAGCAAACGCAAGGTCATCAATCAAAAACGACTCATAACGTACACCATCAGTGAGTGGATCAAATCAGTGAGCGGATCAAAAATCTCAACCCTTCCTTCTGAACCTATGACAAAGATGCACAGGGCTATTGAATCAATCAAAACTAATCACTATACTCCTCTCCATCCATCACGACGACTATCTGGCATGTTCTCGTGTTATGACCTGTCTTGCCGCACGTTCCACAGGGTATTGAACCTTGCGGTGGCGGCATACAGTGCACTATGTCGCGGTTCCGAGTCTAATTGACTGGACGGTGTGCGCGCTGCGTAAAGGCGAAGACTTCGGCTTGGATGATAGGAATAGAGCGAAAGGTTCGGGGTCACCGTGGAGAAACATACCGAAAAAGCTTGGTGGGGATTCCAATATTATGTTTAACACTCGGTTCTTCGGCCTCGGTGTCTTGCAGACAGCGAGGCTTAGGCGAAGTGCAAGGAACAGGGGTGGCCAGTTAAGAGCTGATGAGGATATTTCAACGGCATTTTGTATGTGCCGAGAAACCCGAGTCTAATGAGTAGATGGTCGGAAGTTTACTTTCGGGTATCATCGTATTAAAGCCATCGCTGTCATTACTTGTATGATTTCCGTCATTCATACAAACGGCCCCAACGTACACCAAGTtagcaaaaagaaaaacaaaagaaaaagatttCCTTACACCAACCTTCACCATCAAAATGACTTTAATGAAGTTATAAGTCTAACACTTACTAATAGGTAACGTATTACAGTTAGCTAGTTGAGAATTAGCTATATcttttataagatataattataaaagaaatctttataaatctaaattaataataacgtggttgataagcaagtgggacagacaagcaagtgggACAGCATACTGTACAGCaaaaaatagcttaccctataacacttagctaccttaaataaaatagctaaaaatctgGAAAAAGTATTTTTAcaaataaataactataggttatataaatatattttttatagatttttagctattttactttatataataaagcttatttacacagtGTAAAGAGTAcaaataagcttttttatatataatttaaataataaattaactataattaatctattaataatatagcttttGTATATAGTTAgatatataccttttaaattttagctattttaggcttagtttggattttatattagcttttaAAAACGGGCTTT
It encodes:
- a CDS encoding Endoribonuclease L-PSP/chorismate mutase-like protein, producing MMASQNGEAYILPAQKAKTLANYPHARVIHQSAKTIFVSGTSSRRGDGTFAGCTTGADGTHHLDICLQTEAVLQNIGVIIDGATNGACGLQNVINATVFLTDMKDYDRMNKEWNKVWPDKAKAPARTCIQVAALPNERLNVEIQCTVLWAD